In Labrus mixtus chromosome 3, fLabMix1.1, whole genome shotgun sequence, a single window of DNA contains:
- the rfx2 gene encoding DNA-binding protein RFX2 isoform X5: protein MQSSEGGSDTTTSVAALRTSSSAQAPVVQPVPASQQVQQVPHVYPSQVQYVGESGETVYTNGTIRAAYSYNPDTQLYGQSSGGTYFDSQAGGAHVTTVVSSASGGVPPHGMVGIAMDVGSSHIISSGSTYLIHGGNMEGSRNHISHSSRSSSAMLEMAIENLQKSEGIASHKSSLLNSHLQWLLDNYETAEGVSLPRCSLYNHYLRHCQEQKLDPVNAASFGKLIRSVFMGLRTRRLGTRGNSKYHYYGIRVKPDSPLNRLQEDTQYMAMRQQPVHQKQRFKPLQKVDGMSDSLCGSSQHCSSTPEQSVAAQSQHHQQYIDTAHSLPPFPSPDLGTQPLPERINMNDMKKLQTLYREHCEATLDVVMNLQFHYIEKLWQSFWYSTPPSSDGSTTISNSDDDLDGVIPQEKLVALCKYEPVRLWMRSCDHILYQALVEILIPDVLRPVPSTLTQAIRNFAKSLEGWLTNAMTNFPQEIIRTKVAVVSAFAQTLRRYTSLNHLAQAARAVLQNTSQINQMLSDLNRVDFANVQEQASWVCQCDESVVQRLEQDFKVTLQQQSSLDQWATWLDNVVSQVLKPHQGSPSFPKAARQFLLKWSFYSSMVIRDLTLRSAASFGSFHLIRLLYDEYMFYLVEHRVAQATGETPIAVMGEFSDLTSMMPSLMEKDASFSDEMSDLGSDADASRGPTEPAVKRERIDMSHPLQEM from the exons CCGAGCAGCCTACTCCTACAATCCGGACACCCAGCTGTATGGGCAGAGTAGCGGCGGAACCTACTTTGACTCTCAGGCTGGTGGAGCACACGTCACCACAGTGGTCTCCTCTGCCAGTGGTGGGGTGCCCCCTCATGGCATGGTGGGCATTGCTATGGATGTGGGCAGCAGCCACATCATCTCCAGTGGAAGCACCTACCTGATCCATGGAGGAAATATGGAAGGAAGCCGCAACCACATATCACACTCATCACGCTCCTCCTCAGCTATG CTTGAAATGGCGATTGAAAACCTCCAAAAGTCTGAAGGAATTGCAAGTCACAAAAGCAGCCTGCTCAACAGCCAT CTGCAGTGGCTGCTGGATAACTATGAGACAGCTGAGGGGGTGAGCTTGCCCCGATGCTCCCTGTACAACCATTACCTTCGGCACTGTCAGGAACAGAAACTGGATCCGGTCAACGCAGCCTCCTTTGGCAAGCTCATCCGCTCAGTCTTCATGGGCCTGAGGACCCGGCGCCTTGGCACCAG AGGCAACTCTAAGTATCATTACTATGGCATTCGGGTGAAGCCAGACTCACCACTCAACCGGCTGCAGGAAGACACTCAGTACATGGCCATGAGGCAGCAGCCTGTCCACCAGAAACAGAG GTTCAAACCTCTGCAGAAGGTGGACGGCATGTCTGACAGCCTGTGTGGGAGCTCTCAGCACTGTAGCAGCACTCCAGAACAGTCTGTGGCTGCTCAGAGCCAGCACCACCAGCAGTACATAG ATACGGCCCACTCTTTGCCTCCATTTCCCTCTCCTGACTTGGGCACCCAGCCTCTGCCTGAACGCATCAACATGAATGATatgaaaaagctgcagacacTTTACAGAGAGCACTGCGAG GCTACTTTGGATGTGGTGATGAACCTCCAGTTCCACTACATTGAGAAACTTTGGCAGTCTTTTTGGTATTCAACACCGCCATCTAGTGACGGAAGCACCACCATCTCCAATAG TGATGATGACCTGGACGGTGTGATCCCACAAGAGAAGCTGGTAGCTCTGTGTAAATATGAACCTGTCAGATTATGGATGAGGAGCTGTGATCACATTCTCTACCAGGCTCTTGTGGAGATCCTGATCCCTGATGTGCTGCGTCCTGTCCCCA GCACACTGACTCAGGCCATCCGAAACTTTGCCAAGAGTCTGGAGGGCTGGCTGACTAACGCCATGACCAACTTTCCTCAAGAGATTATCCGCACAAAG GTGGCTGTCGTCAGCGCGTTCGCCCAGACTCTGAGACGTTACACTAGCCTGAACCACCTGGCTCAGGCAGCCCGGGCCGTCCTCCAGAACACATCTCAGATAAACCAGATGCTTTCTGACCTCAACCGGGTTGACTTTGCGAACGTCCAG GAGCAGGCATCCTGggtgtgtcagtgtgatgaGAGCGTGGTTCAGCGTCTGGAGCAGGACTTTAAGGtcaccctgcagcagcagagctctCTGGACCAGTGGGCTACCTGGCTCGACAACGTGGTCTCTCAGGTCCTGAAGCCTCATCAGGGCAGCCCCAGCTTCCCCAAAGCTGCTCGCCAGTTCCTGCTCAAGTGGTCCTTCTACAG CTCCATGGTGATCAGAGACCTGACCCTGCGCAGTGCCGCCAGTTTTGGCTCTTTCCATCTGATCCGCCTCCTGTATGACGAGTACATGTTTTACCTGGTGGAACATCGTGTGGCTCAGGCCACCGGGGAAACTCCCATTGCTGTTATGGGAGAG TTCAGTGACCTGACCTCTATGATGCCATCACTGATGGAGAAag ATGCGTCTTTTTCTGATGAGATGAGTGACCTGGGCAGTGACGCTGATGCCTCCAGAGGGCCGACTGAACCGGCCgttaagagagagaggattgaCATGAGTCACCCTCTGCAGGAGATGTGA